Proteins encoded together in one Capricornis sumatraensis isolate serow.1 chromosome 3, serow.2, whole genome shotgun sequence window:
- the KIF22 gene encoding kinesin-like protein KIF22, whose translation MDAGVPARRRREMAAAISGAGRCRLSKVGAARRPPPARVRVAVRLRPFVDGTAGENDTPCVRGLDSCSLEIANWRNHQETLKYQFDAFYGERSSQQDIYAGSVQPILRHLLEGQNASVLAYGPTGAGKTHTMLGSPEQPGVIPRALMDLLQLTREEGAEGRPWALSVTMSYLEIYQEKVLDLLEPSSGDLVIREDCRGNILIPGLTQKPITSFADFERHFLPASRNRTVGATRLNQRSSRSHAVLLVKVDQRERLAPFRQREGKLYLIDLAGSEDNRRTGNKGLRLKESGAINTSLFVLGKVVDALNQGLPRVPYRDSKLTRLLQDSLGGSAHSILIANIAPERRFYLDTVSALNFAARSKEVINRPFTNESLQLPVLAPVKLSQKELLGPSEAKRARGPEEEETGSPELPIAPASASQKLSPLQKLSSMDPAMLERLLSLDRLLGSQGSQGTPLLSTPKRERMVLMKTVEEKDLEIERLKMKQKELEAKVLAQEAADPMEKENYSSTMLRPLARRTVTVAKPLKKAVVMPLQLIQEQAASPNAEIHILKKKGRKRKLESLDASQPEKAEDGWELQISPELLAHGRQKILDLLNEGSARDLRSLQRIGQKKAQLIVGWRELHGPFSQVEDLERVEGMSGKQMESFLKANILGLAAGQGCGPS comes from the exons GAGCCGGTCGCTGTCGGCTAAGCAAGGTGGGAGCTGCCCGGCGCCCACCTCCAGCTCGAGTGAGAGTAGCTGTGAGACTGCGCCCGTTTGTGGATGGGACAGCAGGAGAAAACGACACCCCCTGTGTGCGGGGCCTGGACAGCTGTTCTCTGGAGATTGCCAACTGGAGGAACcaccaagagactctcaaataCCA GTTTGATGCTTTCTACGGGGAGAGGAGCTCTCAGCAGGACATCTATGCAGGATCGGTGCAGCCCATCCTGAGGCACTTGCTAGAAGGGCAGAATGCCAGTGTGCTCGCCTATGGGCCCACAGGGGCAG GGAAGACACACACAATGCTGGGCAGCCCAGAGCAGCCTGGGGTGATTCCTCGGGCTCTCATGGACCTCCTACAGCTCACGAGGGAGGAGGGTGCTGAGGGCCGGCCGTGGGCCCTCTCTGTTACTATGTCCTACTTAGAGATCTACCAGGAAAAG GTATTAGACCTCTTGGAACCTTCATCGGGAGACCTGGTGATCCGAGAAGACTGCCGAGGAAATATCCTGATTCCGGGCCTCACGCAGAAGCCCATCACTAGCTTTGCTGATTTTGAGCGGCATTTCCTGCCAGCCAGCCGAAATCGGACGGTGGGAGCCACCCGGCTCAACCAGCGCTCTTCCCGCAGTCATGCTGTGCTCCTGGTTAAG GTGGATCAGCGAGAACGCTTGGCCCCATTTCGCCAGCGGGAAGGGAAACTCTACTTGATTGACTTGGCTGGCTCAGAGGACAACCGGCGCACAGGCAACAAGGGCCTGAGGCTAAAGGAGAGTGGAGCCATCAACACCTCCCTGTTTGTATTGGGCAAGGTGGTGGATGCCTTGAACCAGGGCCTCCCTCGGGTACCCTACCGGGACAGCAAGCTCACTCGCCTGTTGCAG GACTCTTTGGGTGGCTCAGCCCACAGCATCCTCATTGCCAACATCGCCCCTGAGAGACGCTTCTACCTGGACACAGTCTCTGCACTCAACTTTGCAGCCAGGTCCAAGGAGGTGATCAACCGGCCTTTTACCAATGAGAGCCTGCAGCTTCCTG TCTTGGCACCTGTAAAACTGTCTCAGAAAGAACTGCTAGGCCCATCAGAGGCAAAGAGAGCCCGAGGCCCTGAGGAAGAGGAAACTGGGAGTCCCGAACTCCCAATagctccagcctctgcctcccagAAACTCAG CCCTCTACAGAAGCTAAGCAGCATGGATCCGGCAATGCTGGAGCGCCTTCTAAGCTTGGACCGTCTGCTGGGCTCCCAGGGGAGCCAGGGGACCCCTCTGCTGAGCACCCCAAAGCGAGAGCGGATGGTGCTTATGAAGACAGTGGAAGAGAAGGATTTGGAAATTGAG AGGCTTAAGATGAAGCAAAAAGAACTGGAAGCCAAAGTGCTGGCCCAGGAGGCTGCTGACCCCATGGAGAAAGAGAACTACTCTTCCACAATGCTCAGACCCCTTGCTCGCCGTACAGTCACAGTGGCTAAGCCCCTTAAAAAGGCAGTGGTGATGCCTCTACAACTGA TTCAGGAGCAGGCAGCATCCCCAAATGCCGAGATCCATATCTTGAAGAAGAAAGGCCGGAAGAGAAAG CTGGAGTCCCTGGATGCATCACAGCCAGAGAAGGCTGAGGACGGCTGGGAGCTGCAGATCAGCCCAGAGCTACTGGCCCATGGTCGCCAAAAAATATTAGATCTGCTGAACGAAGGCTCAGCCCGTGATCTGCGCAGCCTGCAGCGCATTGGCCAAAAGAAGGCTCAGCTCATCGTGGGCTGGAGGGAGCTCCACGGCCCCTTCAGCCAG GTTGAGGACCTGGAACGCGTGGAGGGCATGTCGGGGAAACAGATGGAGTCGTTCCTGAAG gcaaacATCCTGGGTCTTGCCGCGGGCCAGGGCTGTGGCCCCTCCTGA
- the MAZ gene encoding myc-associated zinc finger protein isoform X1: MFPVFPCTLLAPPFPVLGLDSRGVGGLMNSFPPPQGHAQNPLQVGAELQSRFFASQGCAQSPFQAAPAPPPTPQAPTAEPLQVDLLPVLAAAQESAAAAAAAAAAAAAAAVAAAPPAPAAASTVDTAALKQPPAPPPPPPPVSAPAAEAAPPVSAATIAAAAATAVVAPTSTVAVAPVASALEKKTKSKGPYICALCAKEFKNGYNLRRHEAIHTGAKAGRVPSGAMKMPTMVPLSLLSVPQLSGAGGGGGEAGAGGGAAAVAAGGVVTTTASGKRIRKNHACEMCGKAFRDVYHLNRHKLSHSDEKPYQCPVCQQRFKRKDRMSYHVRSHDGAVHKPYNCSHCGKSFSRPDHLNSHVRQVHSTERPFKCEKCEAAFATKDRLRAHTVRHEEKVPCHVCGKMLSSAYISDHMKVHSQGPHHVCELCNKGFTTAAYLRIHAVKDHGLQAPRADRILCKLCSVHCKTPAQLAGHMQTHLGGAAPPVPGDAPQPQPTC, from the exons ATGTTCCCCGTGTTCCCTTGCACGCTGCTGGCCCCCCCCTTCCCCGTGCTGGGCCTGGACTCCCGGGGGGTGGGCGGCCTCATGAACTCCTTCCCGCCACCTCAGGGTCACGCCCAGAACCCCCTGCAGGTCGGGGCTGAGCTCCAGTCCCGCTTCTTTGCCTCCCAGGGCTGCGCCCAGAGTCCATTCCAG GCCGCGCCGGCGCCCCCACCCACGCCCCAGGCCCCGACGGCCGAGCCCCTCCAGGTGGACTTGCTCCCGGTCCTTGCCGCCGCCCAGGAGTCCGCTGCGGCCGCggctgccgccgccgctgccgccgccgccgccgccgttgCTGCTGCGCCCCCGGCCCCGGCCGCCGCCTCCACTGTGGACACAGCGGCTCTGAAGCAGCCCCCGGCGCCTCCTCCGCCGCCCCCGCCGGTGTCGGCGCCCGCCGCCGAGGCCGCGCCCCCTGTCTCTGCCGCCACTATCGCCGCAGCCGCGGCCACCGCCGTCGTTGCCCCAACCTCGACGGTCGCCGTGGCCCCGGTCGCATCTGCCTTGGAGAAGAAGACAAAGAGCAAGGGGCCCTACATCTGCGCCTTGTGCGCCAAGGAGTTCAAGAACGGCTACAACCTCCGAAGGCACGAGGCCATCCACACCGGAGCCAAAGCCGGCCGGGTCCCTTCGGGTGCTATGAAGATGCCCACCATGGTGCCCCTAAGCCTCTTGAGCGTGCCCCAACTGAGCGGAgccggcgggggagggggagaggcggGTGCCGGCGGCGGAGCGGCCGCAGTGGCCGCCGGCGGCGTGGTGACCACGACCGCCTCGGGAAAGCGCATCCGGAAGAACCACGCCTGCGAGATGTGCGGCAAGGCCTTCCGCGACGTGTACCACCTGAACCGACACAAGCTGTCGCACTCGGACGAGAAGCCCTACCAGTGCCCGGTGTGCCAGCAGCGCTTCAAGCGCAAGGACCGCATGAGCTACCACGTGCGCTCACATGACGGCGCTGTGCACAAGCCCTACAACTGCTCCCACTGTGGCAAGAGCTTCTCCCG GCCGGATCACCTCAACAGTCACGTCAGACAAGTGCACTCAACAGAACGGCCCTTCAAATGTGAG aaATGTGAGGCAGCTTTTGCTACGAAGGATCGTCTGCGAGCCCACACAGTACGACACGAGGAGAAGGTGCCATGTCATGTGTGTGGCAAGATGTTGAGCTCGGCTTATATTTCGGACCACATGAAGGTGCACAGCCAGGGTCCTCACCATGTCTGTGAGCTCTGCAACAAAG GCTTCACCACGGCAGCATACCTGCGCATCCACGCGGTGAAGGACCATGGGCTCCAGGCCCCGCGGGCTGACCGCATCCTGTGCAAGCTGTGCAGCGTGCACTGCAAGACCCCTGCCCAGCTGGCCGGCCACATGCAGACCCATCTGGGGGGGGCCGCCCCCCCTGTCCCGGGAGATGCCCCCCAGCCACAGCCCACCTGCTGA